AGTTATCTTCTGAACCACAGATGTTTAGTTAGAGGTTAATGATGTTGTCAGAGGGAGATCCGAAGCTCAACAGTACATTAGCCAGGGTGACACCAGAGTTACGAAAAGTATTAACCTCTTTTTTGGGAGGGTTGTTTGTGGAGTTTTAACCTCGAgggatggacgaactcatggcccacccgatgttaagtggtcaccaaaCTCCACACATCGCATCAATGCCGCCGCCATATCGAGTTAGAACGGCTCTCTCAcctttcaaaacgaaacgcatgactgtttCGTGGCATAAATATGCAGGGTAGTGGTGCCCACCCGTGCAGGCTcggaagacgtcctaccatcagtaataacgtaaattatagtttttgtgggtttgattctTATTATATGATGTTATTCCATTACCGTCGATGTCATATGTGAGCATTTGTCgaatacctacgtatttcatcagaaaaattggtacccgcctgcggggttcgaacaccggtactgtcgtatcgctcgacacgaatgcaccggcaaTCTTAAcctttaagccacgatgacTTCCTAAAATAAGGGTGccgtttataataatttatgatgTATTAGTACTAGTAGCAGTAGCTATGAGTAATATAAAATCGATGACAACGACAAGCTATGTTTTCTATGCTCAAtgttttttctgtttaatttataGCGGACGATGGCGGTTTTGAGATAGGCGCGTATCGCAACAAAATATGTCAAACGCCGAATATAGATGAATTAGCGCGAAACGGCCTGTTGTTCAACAATGCATTCACATCAGTGAGCAGTTGCTCCCCAAGGTAAGATACACGCGAGAAACGAAGCTCCTTCTAAAGTGTTAATATTTGGTGTCCAAGAAGCACAAATAAATATACAGCAATTTATGTAGCGTGTAACAGCAATACACAGACTGAAGCAGACCGATCTAATAGAATGTGATTACAGTCAATAtacacacccttcaaaccgaaacgcattactgcttcacggctgaaataggcagagtggtggtacctactcgtgcggactcacaagaggttctaccaccagtaaacctgcATGGATAAACAccgctatttatttataaaaactttCTGCAggatataaaaaacaaacaaaagttgtttaatggagtttttttttctcgacgGATTAACAGTCGGGCAGCACTCCTAACTGGGTCGCCGAGTCACCAGAATGGAATGTACGGGCTGCACCACGGCGTCCACCACTTCAACTCCTTCGACAACGTGACCAGTCTGCCGAACTTACTGCGCCAGAACGGAATTATGACGGGTGCgaatatttctttttgttttttttcctacctaagctgatagccctgagaggatatttcagcgtaaccttaactagtaggtcagcttacggggctcaaaccggagttatgctaacactgaccctagcaagagcagtgcttcgtagaatctaccaccggatcggaaacgcgacccacttagaagatccgacgagaaactcagtgggctgtgtctatgggttaattcgctcgtcgagcccttcgtcgcaagcgacgggttcgacaaggacggcgaccagtgcttgtggtacctaaaagcaccgttaatggatcgggaggatccgtaatgacgtgttttcggcaacgtcgactgtttaccattcggtctacaggatcgggtatgttcgTATTGTAACTGCTCGATTATGTCACTACATAGTTTCTATAGGCCGTGTTATATACATAGACTTCGCTGTAAAGATTTCAAGTctccattcttttttttatttctgttaacACGGACatgtaaaacattttttgtgttttaataataataatttatttatttattggataataataatcctagaatgaaaaaaaaaacaaaataaaataaacgaacAAGTAGGCCTTCTcaactttaattataatattatttctaagcaTTACTTACAATttctactttatttttatttacaagggtattattcttttgttaatccgcaagtgaaccatggtacaatggttcaagttcTGACAGTCATAACGATGCCTTCAGGATACTGTTAGGGCTAACTGTTTTATGCATTTACAATTTGTAAAAACCTAAAAATTTATATTCCTTTCCATCCACAAAACAATCACATACTTTCTGGTTTGTATCAGACCATCCTTGTATGAATGTAATGGGGTCTTTCATCTTAAAAATGTTTCCAACAGGCCACCCCGCGTTTTATCGGCCGCCTGCAATACTAACAATGCGGTCCCCTGATTACCTTCCTGCTTATTCTATCGGGCTTTTAGAGAGGAATTTGATGTTGAACAAACCGTCGTCGTGAAAGTAACGCCCTTGCGCGGTGTCCttctagtgtgcttagtgcgagttccatgatgacctggaactTAACTCAGTAAGTAAGTATCTatagtcggcatcattgcgccactttgagaaggcggcacgacatgagaaccctcttgtcgtggccgctggaaattacatacccggtCCTGTAGACCTAAACTAAAACGTCGTgctaaacagtcgacgtcgcctaaaacacttcattacagatcctcccgatccattaacggtgcttttaggcaccacaagcaccggtcaccgtcctcgccgaagagcccactgagtttctcgccgtatcttctcagtgggtcacttttccgatccggcggtagattctgggaagcattgctcttgctagggccagtgttggcaacactccggtttgagccccgtgagctcacgttagggtgaagctgatatacctagcctctcaaggctatcagcataggtaggaataaaaaaaaagtgcgagttttttaacttctcgatcacgtaaaagttaacccacaTTTGATGTAGTTGAAACAACTCCatcacgtttgccgctaggggcgctgttctaacgccatataaatttgagttaactttaacgcggtAGAGAAGTtaataaactcgcactaagcacactgcgaGCCCGTTCCCGGTGGGCCTGATCTCAAAGAAGTGGTCACATTCACCAGGGAGCTATGATCCGCGAGCTCAGTAGCCCGTTGCTTACCAACAGTCACGGTTACTGGCACTAACGCATCCTCACGTGTAGTGTGAATTTAACTGCGTTTTACTCATTATGAACAGGTATAATTGGTAAAAAGCACGTCGGGCCTTCGAGCGTGTATCAGTTTGATTATGAGCAGACGGAGGAGAACAACCACATTAATCAGGTCGGTCGCAACATCACCCACATGAAGCTGCTCGCCCGGGAGTTCATCGCGAGTGCAAACAAGGAAAACAAGTAAGCAAACCTTAGTCAGGCCTAAAACATGTATTTGTATGCAGTCGCAAAACCcaataaatgtataatattaaagtattaaACTTTGGCGTCAAATTTTAAACCTCTAACTGAATGCTTTTGGaagagttatttatttatttatttattctattcaatacaaagtcaGGCTTACAGTTTGCACCAAAACGCGTAACTCGTTAgtacaaaaaacattattaaaattattaagtactattattatgctaataataacattattttggaAAAAAGTATTCCCCAACTATCGGCAAACACGTCAGCATCCTGAATTTCGGACAGAAATTCGTTTAACAGCTTTTAATTAGCTTTGGGATCAATTTGTTTCATTAATGCAGATGCAGAATCTTTTTCAATAATACCGGATGTTTAGTAAACTGTTTCAGTCATACCGTCTTTTGTAATGTTGACGGTCGATGTTGATCCGATTTCTTAGGCCCTTCTTCTTGTACGTGGCCTTCCATGACCCGCACCGCTGCGGACACAGCGACCCGCAGTACGGGCCCTTCTGCGAGAGGTTCGGCTCCGGCGAAGAAGGAATGGGCACCATTCCAGACTGGCAGCCGTGGTACTATCAGTGGGACGAGATTCAACTACCTTACTTCATAcaggtaggcaacggcttggctctgcccctagcattgctgaagtccatgggcgacggtaacctctcatcatcaggtgggcagtctgcttgtctgcctacaagggaaataaaaaaaacccttgtTTGGTTTAGTTGTACGGGAAAGCTCACATTCCACCTGATCTTGAATATTTACTGAATTGCCTATATTGCAAAATAGATGCTTTGCActagaaatataaatattagtactTCAACTGCTGCAGGGTATCAATGGCTCGTATTATCGTTCATTGGAGGCACGTAACGCAGGTTTTATAAGCATCATCGCAACTTGCAGGACACTGAGGCGGCCAGGAGGGACATTGCCGCCCAGTACACAACGATGTCGCGACTCGACCAAGGTGAACCGACTGTATATTACTGTATCTACGAGCTTTAATTagatgatttactggtggtaggacctcttgtgagtccgcacgagtaggtaccaccaccctaactatttctgccgtgaatcagtaatgcgtttcggtttgaagggtggggcagccgttgtatctatactgatgACTataccttaggacttatatctcaaggtgggtgacgcaattacgttgtagatgtctataggctccagtaaccacttaacaccatgtgagctgtgagatcgtctacccaattaagcattaaaaaaaagagatcaTATGTACACAGTTAAAAGTTTCGTATTCATCACAGCGAACTAAAATAgttgtaatattaattaaaatcggCGAAACTTAGTTATCGTCACATCACAAATATTATACATTACATATAAAATCTTTTTCGTACATGATACGTGTCTCAAGATGGCGGTCGCCGAAAGGGCTCATGGGGTAAAGCGGGAGACCCCGTATGGAGGCCGGGGTTACAGCAAATGAAAGGTGAACTTCGTAGCGTGGACGCTCCTGGCCAGACGCCAGTTTGCTCCACCGGGGCGGTATGCTGCCGCTTCTGGGACCAGTTCCAGTACATATTCTAAAATAGGTTGGTGGTTTACTGAGAAACAACCAACCCACTTTAGAATATGTATCGACTGACTGGGGGCTGAAGCTATCAATATATAAGTGAACAGTAGGTCTGGTGCTTCAAGAgtaatgcaataataaaatttaaaaccttCCTTTAGTTTCCTCAACTTGGGTAAATACTACTTAATATTGTTCTCATtacattttcacaaacttcttTCAGGGGTCGCCCTTATTCTGAAAGAACTGGAAAGCGCAGGGCACGCTGACGATACGTTAGTCATCTACACTTCAGACAACGGCATACCATTTCCATCGGGGAGAACTAATTTTTACGATCCGGGATTACGGGAGCCCCTCATCATTCGCTCACCTTCATCTTCAGCCAGAAAAAATGAGGCTTCAGGCGCCATGGTCAGCTTACTGGACATAATGCCAACCGTGCTAGACTGGTTTGGAATTGAGAAAGAAATGACAAATGACATTTGGGATGGAGATACACCAAAGAGTCTCTTACCTATACTGGAGAAAGGTCAGACCAATATTACCTTAATATGCTATAGTATGGTGTAATCGGAATGTCTTCGAGTCAGCCACAGAGATATAATCTGTTTGCTGCTTAATGCGTCAAAGATGTTTATAGCGACACTCAGGGCCGGAATTACCTTAAGGGCCACCCTGGGCACCGTGAAAAATACCACctcattatcactacatagtaaaaaacaaaatcgctttctctgtccctatgtctgtctgtccctatgtatgcttaaatctttgaaactacgcaacggattttgatgcgtttttttaatagatagagtgattgaagagaaaggtttatatgtataataacatccattaaataatggagaaatcaataataaattacagtttccgaagcgaagcgagggcgggtcgctagtttacacATATAGTACATAAATTGAGTAAACATCAGAAAAAAAAGGTTCACAATTGGTACTGGAAATATTGCTTAAAGTTCGCTTCCAAACTTCCCAGGATCATATGCTAGGTTAATTTGAAGATTTCGTGAAAATTTTAGcgaaatcggttcagccgttgcGGCGTCTATAGGGAACATACACGCataagtacatattatgtatgtaatacaTACATCGGCATATTATGTAGATATACTCTGAGAAATAAAAATGGTTTTGGGCAAGATTAACGCAAACTcacacttttaaaaataaatatcgatAGCACAATGAAATGTTATTGCTACCCTGGGCACCAGTCCGCCACCAGCCCAGGGTCCAGTGGTTGCTACAAGGGGTGCTCCGTTGTGGGTTGCAGAGCCGCCGCCCTCGGACTCGGACGCGGTGTTCGCCTCCCAGACGCACCACGAGATCACGATGTACTACCCGATGCGCGCCGTGCGCACGCGCCGCTACAAGCTGCTGCACAACCTCAACTACGGGATGCCGTTCCCGATCGACCAAGATCTATACGTCTCGCCCACATTTCAGGTTATATTAGTgcatattgaaaatatttaatttttatttaatgtaaaatgcCCCCTATTTTGAGATCTAACCTCAATTTCTCTGTTCTAATACAACAACTATCCCATCCTTCAGACCGGACGCTTGATTGCTTCGTGTGAGAACTAGACAGGATATTACTTGTGTGAGCTCGTAAACGCTctacagcccatctggtgttaagtggttactggagctcatagacatttacaacgaaaatgcgccacccaccttgagatatgagttctaaggtctcagtaattacaacggctgccccacccttcaaaccgaaacgtattactgctttacggcagaaacaggcggggtggtggtacctacccgtgccgactcacaagaggtcctaccaccagtaaaaagtaagtAAAATTTGATAAAACAATTGAATTACATGAAAATAAACCACAGCTCAAACATGGCCtcctaatattttaataatcataGACAAACTTAATCTAGTCGTCATGATTCaatataaaatttgaaacaaaCATCATTATCCATTCTCTTAAAAACATGGAGACTAATTTACAGTAAATACTGACGGAACGTTAGTAAGACTTCCGAAAAACTAAAGTAATGAGATTAAAAATGCCTTTTTTGTGGAGTCTGTGATCTTTTGGATAAAGGGCCActcacttttgtttttatttatttgaatattctCAAACTATCTCTGAAACGTTTCTTGTTTTCACTTTATCAGTCAATATAAAGGAAAGCACACGAAATCTAACAagtcattaattttataatctgTAATTCATAGGACCTATTAAACAGAACGCGCAGCAAGCAGCCTCTACCTTGGTACAAGACGCTGAAGCAATATTACTACCGGCCGCAGTGGGAGCTCTACGACCTTCGTAAGGATCCGGCAGAAACCAATAACTTACATGGTAACCTTAATATCCAATATCTATAGAATAAAATGGATACTTTGATCTCGCGTTACAAGGTAGTGACAtggcgatgtctatgggctctgtttAACCTCCAAGAGTCGTAAATAAATCCATCCTAGAAGTGTATTGGACTAGTTTAAGCACAGGCCGCTCAAGACAACACAGGTGAAAAGAAAGTATAAACAAACCAGAGTAAATAGTGATAGTGTGGTGACGTCTCAGATGTGAACAGTATTAATTCAACAATATCATATTTAATCGACTTTATTCATCGGCCAAAATTCGATAACAGTAATTTTTTGGCATGTTTGATTAAATACCAATGCTACAGTAATTCACTTATAAAAAGACAAAAGACTTATCTCTCAAGATGATACGCGACGGCGATGATCTCTTACAAATCACCAACGATGTGATATGAAGATTGTTAGCAGTTTTATTTTCTGACCTTAACCTTCTTTGATGATCAAGGTAAACCATCCCTGGAGGAGGTGGAGTCGAATCTCCGAGAACGATTGTCGCGATGGCAGCGCTCCACCCGCGACCCGTGGCTGTGTTCGCCCGACGCCGTCATGGAACGCGACTCTGACAACGCCGTGTGCCGCAGTCTAGACAACGGACTCCTAAACTATCATACACTATAGCTTTCATTGCATTGAAATATCTATTGAGGAATTTAAATACCGTTAGGTTCATGTGAAACTGTAGAtagatgagtcgactattatcaaaggcggcaatctgacttttggacaatgattggtaaatcagaaaaacgaattattgactttgtattccattggcagtcacaaaactcttcggaacgacatcttagataaataacaggttaactattaacctttatttaatgcaggttttgaaccgtattctttgaaggagacgattatattcaaataaatctgtattgacatatcaataaaaatgttttgtccaaatgcacagattgccacctttgataatagacgactcagatattttaaatgtttttaatattaaagaacaaaattaaatataaatcaaagaaatatattttttacaataacgtTTAACTTTATTGCTACTTTTAAGAACAACTGTAAAATTTTCATAGCTTCACAAATAAAAGTAAGTTGAGATTTATTgttatcaattttttatttgttgttattaagaattaaaaaaattggttctattagtttcgtttttttctttGGATACAATTTCGTAAGTACGTAAATTACGGTatcttggtaggcagcggcttggctctgccattggcattgctgaagtccatgggcgacggtaaccattcaccatcaggtgggccgtatgctcgtctgtatataaaggcaataaaaaaaaaaaaatctactctattgaaaaaataaaaacaaacagccGATACGCTGattattttacaacattttCCGGGCACATTTCTGCCAATGTAGCCAGAACACCAATACTTGGTTCTATGTTAATGTGGACAAGAATTTTGGTACTGACCGAAAAAGGACTTTTACTCTAACTCGTCCGACCTTATTGACCCTAATATTTTGGCTTGAGGATCTGACTGATATAAGCTACCATATTCCGATTCTGAAAATCAATCTTCTTTAAAAAGTACTTTAGTACTGAATATTTGATTAGCGGCTTAATAACAcaactaattttatattttgtccGATAACacgattcatttttttaaacgtaTTGTAAAAAGATGGTGAGAGTAGCTTTTACGTTACAAGTCATGAATTCGCGAAAcaaaaatgttctttttttgcGTTGCTACGTCGCTAAGTTGAGCCTTGACCTGGTCAATCCACCATACGGGAGACCTGCCGCGCAGTCTGACACACTATCCGGCCCTGCACGACCGTGCGCTCCACGGAAAGGTATCAACTCCGCGATACATGTTCAAAAAATGCCATGATATTGAGACAGCACCGTGCCGGAGAGATGCTTCACTATTTTCAATTCCTCAATAATGTACTCGTTGGTGCGATATTCAGTTGACCATATCCCAAGCGTTTTTCTCCAGTAAATTTCAAGTGCGTGTTTCCTGCGTTTCCCACTATCTTGCAGGGATTcttaaaaactgtttttaattcaTCTTCTTGGTGTTTTTCGGgttttaatgtataataacggtgcttaaaataataattttatggaaTGCCGTTTATTAAAAGTTGACTGTATCATTGATTGAAATATCAAGGAGAACTATTAGTTTTACAAATGAATCACTAGGAATATATTCTTTCAATAGCtgaataataatcataaatgaattttcaatctcatttcactctcataataaatattatcttatGGGCTCGATCTCTTTGCCCGTCACATTACAccattattaacaaaattattcattGGCCGTCTGTCAATAATGAATGTCAAATCATAGATAGACTATTAGGTAgggatttacattttaaaagctaaatcatacagttttaattttaaataccaaattaaaacctttaaatttatatttcggtAAACCatataaactataaaattttgtgttggacatgatatttttttataacctaaattttttgttttagttgaagGTAAACAATGGCcacaaattatacaaaatatgcTCAACTAATTAATACGTCGACAACGTACGCGCGACGAATGAAGCGCCTGTCCAATAGGATCTTTGGCGAAGTTGCCCTACCTACCAACTCCAAGTCCATGAAGGTTGTCAAAATCTTCTCTGCTCGACCTCTGCACACAAATGAGGAAATTATACACTATTATCCTAGACACATGGAGACGCATAAACTGATGATGAATTTAAGAGATTATGGTCTATTCCGTGATGAGCATCAAGACTTCAAGGAGGAGATGAAGAGATTGCGAGAACTCCGAGGTAAAGTCAAGGTTTGGAGGCGGTTGCTTGATAAGAAGGCGGAAGCAAAAGAATAAGTGGCGTAGTATGTTTAGtataattaatatgtaaaataaaaatcactatTTAGTAACAGTTTAATAACAACTCATTACCTACACcttatgttaataaaatacgttATTATTGTTACCTTGCCTTACCTTATATTTAATGCACACCATATTAAATGTAGAGgcgtattttcaaatttaatctcAAGAACGTTATTCATATCTTAACTATAAAGTGGGATGCTTGAAAGTAAGgcagttaattaaaataaaccatCAATAATCTCAACAATGATTCAGATGAATGAAACAGGTTCTTAATGTATGTAGGTTTAGAGTGTTGTGATAGATTAAAGTGATGAACTCCCAGAACTGCttatattctttatttaaagaaatatacatttattgttTGATGTGTACTTCAACATCCACCTTTCATGAAATTGACTTTGTGTTATATAAAAGaagatttgaaaaattacatCTTAGTTATGGCAAAAAATTGCatgtgcagttttttttttttttttttttttttttttttttttttttttttttttttttttttttttttttttttttttttttttttttttttattgcccttgtaggcagacgagcatacggcccacctgatggtgagtggttaccgttgcccatggacttcagcaatgccaggggcagagccaagccgctgcctaccgctaatatattatattatatacaataattatatacaagTCAATATTGTTAACTATAAATGGGATTTAGGGGCTGGGTGTTTGTTAGTCTTTATACCTTAGTAAGTGTACTACGTAAACTACGTATTTGTCTTCTTCTTTGGAATAGTTGTTAAGTGCATCTCACTTGTCATTTCTTAATATTGAGACAAATATTACTCATTTCTGCTCTCAAGCAGATAGCCTACAAACAAGTCGATGAAGAAAACTCTTTGGAATACTGATTCGTGTGTATAGAGGGAACAACTACCTACTGTTTATTGTGCCTAGGTTACACTTACGCCTgtacggataggtgagctcacgggctcaacctgagagaatttgctaacactcgACCTAgtgagagcagtgctttgcagaatctaccaccggataatcgcgacccacagaagatccgacgagaaactcaatgagctgtgaatatgggttagttcgctcgtcgattgacgagttcgatgaggacggtgaacggtgccctaaaagcaccgagagtgaatctggGAGATAAGGTTTTCACATCAGTTTGTTGAAGTAGCGTTCCGACGCTTTCTTAAGATATTCACGTATTGGTACTAGATTTAGGTCGTCATGAAGATCTACATTGCTCACATACCACGGTGCTTCGACGGCTACCCTACtgaaacgggattggatgacctggagtGCTTTACATCAGAATAGAAATGCAGAAGTAGAACAAACACCGGAATCGCGCTATCGAAATCTTAATTAAGACTGTAAATGTAAGTATAAAAGTTCAAATTTAACAGTCTTAGGACTGTCAGTCAACTGAGTAAATTCCACTCGACCTTTTGAAGATATTCATAATTGTCACTGCAAAGTATACACTACTACAGGTACATAAAAACTTGAATGCAATTACATATCATAGCTTGGATGAGTGAATGAGGTGAcgacctacctggtgttaagttgttaccacAGCTCATAGTTATCAACTTATAGTTTGAGGTTGACGTCACGCCAATAACGTGCGACACCTTTCATATCTACCAGCTACCATGCTCCTGTGTCTACCATCTGTGTGGGTTTACTATGCAGCCATTCCACAATAAATGCATAACTATTGTCAGTAGCGgacaaataaatgaaacaaaCGAGAAAATAGCCATTGTTTATTTGATTACAAAATCTTTCGTCAGGAAATAAATTgctacataaaattattttttaacaacaTGTGCCTCGGGACTCGCTCACGGCGCACCGCTGCAGACATCGTCTCGTATCAGAGCCGCAGGCAAATACGCAggctatttttatattaattcatttaaaaactagaaaaaaaaaagacttaagaAATCAAATCTAAACATACGATTTTGGAATTTACCACAAAatatcgttttaattttttttttcgacgttTTCATTCTCATTACAAACGGTGTTTACTAATTATTGGCATGCTTGTGTAACTTGTCCATGGGCAACACTAACGCCATCTTTACAGCAACCATGGAAGTAGCAGCcacatttacaaaatataagATTCTGCCATTTTACAATATAATCAGTCGATTCACgttcattacattattatttaatgcttGCTTCAGACGCGGGAATAATATTTAGATACGTGCTTAAACCTAGATTGTTTTGAAACAGTTAAATGaaccaaaatttgttttttttagaaatcaATTTGACTTTAGGCTTAAGGTTGTTTGAACATTTTCTACACCTGCGGCAATAACTAGGCATAGACCAAATTATGAAATCATACCGGtgacaattataattattagccGTCATTCCAGTGCTCGATTGTAGAGCAGGCCAGCGTATGACCATGTATTACGTGGATGTGTGACGACTTAAACTCATTTACGATACTAAACGTAACATTTAATGGCATTCAAATAGTGATTGATATTGGTTTAAAATGACtgctttatttattcaattaaaaatgataGGCTATCTTGGgttgaaaattttaagtacGATAATATAGAACGATTATATGAATAAATATGGTGTGGTTTAAGGTTATATTTTACGCGAAATTACTAATAGATGAGTTGCATTGTGTTTACATACACTGCTCTCTAATTTACTTTGAAATTGATGCATATCTTATAGTCTTAAACATTTGATATTATCTTTGGTTAGGGCTAGATTTAGTGGATTGTTCTACACAAGGGCGGGTAACCTTTTCCGTGAAG
The Bombyx mori chromosome 17, ASM3026992v2 DNA segment above includes these coding regions:
- the LOC101737423 gene encoding N-sulphoglucosamine sulphohydrolase, which translates into the protein MRVTGIKLALIFYFFITETVLSDKVRNVLLLLADDGGFEIGAYRNKICQTPNIDELARNGLLFNNAFTSVSSCSPSRAALLTGSPSHQNGMYGLHHGVHHFNSFDNVTSLPNLLRQNGIMTGIIGKKHVGPSSVYQFDYEQTEENNHINQVGRNITHMKLLAREFIASANKENKPFFLYVAFHDPHRCGHSDPQYGPFCERFGSGEEGMGTIPDWQPWYYQWDEIQLPYFIQDTEAARRDIAAQYTTMSRLDQGVALILKELESAGHADDTLVIYTSDNGIPFPSGRTNFYDPGLREPLIIRSPSSSARKNEASGAMVSLLDIMPTVLDWFGIEKEMTNDIWDGDTPKSLLPILEKEPPPSDSDAVFASQTHHEITMYYPMRAVRTRRYKLLHNLNYGMPFPIDQDLYVSPTFQDLLNRTRSKQPLPWYKTLKQYYYRPQWELYDLRKDPAETNNLHGKPSLEEVESNLRERLSRWQRSTRDPWLCSPDAVMERDSDNAVCRSLDNGLLNYHTL
- the LOC101736911 gene encoding 28S ribosomal protein S33, mitochondrial isoform X1 — its product is MATNYTKYAQLINTSTTYARRMKRLSNRIFGEVALPTNSKSMKVVKIFSARPLHTNEEIIHYYPRHMETHKLMMNLRDYGLFRDEHQDFKEEMKRLRELRGKVKVWRRLLDKKAEAKE